Proteins co-encoded in one Candidatus Omnitrophota bacterium genomic window:
- the ligA gene encoding NAD-dependent DNA ligase LigA, translating to MSQKARKQIEILRQEIRKHDYLYYAVSQPQIADKEYDDLILKLKHLEEQYPQYKTEDSPTVRLGSGIIDGFGALRHKAKMLSLDNTYSVQELKDWDNRVRKLVAGNSIEYVVELKIDGISANLTYEKSRLTQAATRGDGETGEDVSANIKTIRAIPLVFMSGDAFELMEIRGEVYMDKKDFRLLNREKQENGQALFANPRNAASGSLKLLDTSLTASRRLSFFAHSLGYCRGLNFKTHWEFLEKIKNFGMRVNPQNKLCRNFDEVIDYCEFWQKNRDSLDYEIDGMVIKLNSLSDQDKLGATMKSPRWAIAYKFPARQATTEILDIVLNVGRTGVITPSASLKPVECSGVTISSATLHNFDEIKRLGLRIGDTVLIERAGDVIPKIVKVVKSSGKKAFVIPKACPVCKEKIFKEKDEDVAYRCINPSCPQQIERALLHFASRTAMDIQGFGQSVVKQLVSMNLVRNFADIYKLSARELANLELFKDKKINNLLAAIEASKKQPLSRLIFALGIRHVGEKASFILAQRYKDLDNLMHARLEDLDEIYEIGSVMAGSIKDYFAQESVKKLISELNRSGLNTHEDVPDSAKQILSGKKFVFTGELKEYSRLQAEQLVRKLGADASSSVSKNTDFLVSGENAGSKYNKAVSLGVKIINEDKFKEMINGREK from the coding sequence ATGAGCCAAAAAGCAAGAAAACAAATAGAAATTTTAAGGCAGGAAATAAGAAAACATGATTATTTGTATTATGCTGTTTCACAGCCGCAGATTGCGGATAAAGAATATGATGATTTGATCTTGAAGCTTAAGCATCTTGAAGAGCAATACCCGCAATATAAGACAGAAGATTCTCCTACGGTGCGTTTGGGCTCTGGGATTATTGATGGGTTTGGCGCTTTGCGCCATAAGGCCAAGATGCTTTCTTTGGATAATACCTATTCGGTGCAAGAATTAAAGGATTGGGATAATCGCGTAAGAAAACTTGTCGCAGGTAATAGTATTGAGTATGTAGTAGAATTGAAAATTGACGGGATAAGTGCAAATCTTACTTATGAAAAATCAAGGCTTACGCAAGCTGCCACAAGAGGCGATGGAGAAACTGGAGAAGATGTAAGCGCAAATATTAAGACTATCCGCGCGATACCGCTTGTTTTTATGTCAGGGGATGCTTTTGAATTAATGGAGATCCGCGGCGAGGTTTATATGGATAAGAAAGATTTCAGGCTTTTGAACAGGGAAAAACAGGAAAACGGCCAAGCCTTATTCGCTAATCCGCGTAATGCCGCAAGCGGTTCATTAAAATTATTGGATACCTCTTTAACCGCCAGCCGCAGGCTTAGTTTTTTCGCGCATTCCTTGGGGTATTGCAGGGGGTTGAATTTTAAAACCCATTGGGAATTTCTAGAAAAGATTAAAAATTTTGGCATGCGCGTTAACCCGCAGAATAAATTATGCAGGAATTTTGATGAAGTGATTGATTATTGTGAATTCTGGCAGAAAAACCGGGACTCTTTGGATTATGAAATAGACGGGATGGTAATTAAACTTAATTCTTTAAGCGATCAGGATAAACTTGGCGCGACCATGAAAAGCCCCCGCTGGGCGATTGCCTATAAATTTCCTGCGCGTCAGGCCACCACGGAAATCTTAGATATTGTTTTGAATGTTGGCAGGACCGGGGTTATCACCCCCAGCGCAAGCTTAAAACCCGTGGAATGTTCTGGGGTGACTATTAGTTCTGCTACTTTGCATAATTTTGATGAGATTAAACGTTTAGGATTGCGTATCGGGGATACGGTATTAATTGAAAGAGCTGGGGATGTGATCCCGAAAATAGTCAAAGTAGTTAAGAGTTCAGGCAAAAAAGCTTTTGTGATACCTAAGGCCTGCCCGGTATGCAAAGAAAAAATCTTCAAAGAAAAAGATGAAGACGTGGCTTACCGCTGTATTAATCCTTCTTGTCCGCAGCAGATAGAGCGCGCGCTTCTTCATTTTGCCAGCCGCACGGCTATGGATATTCAGGGGTTTGGCCAGTCAGTGGTGAAGCAGCTGGTGAGCATGAATTTAGTGCGCAATTTCGCGGATATTTATAAACTTTCTGCCAGGGAATTGGCGAATCTGGAATTATTTAAAGATAAGAAGATCAATAACCTGCTTGCTGCCATAGAGGCAAGCAAAAAACAGCCGCTGTCACGGCTTATTTTTGCTTTAGGCATTCGTCATGTCGGAGAGAAGGCTAGTTTTATCTTGGCGCAAAGATACAAGGATTTAGACAATTTAATGCACGCCAGGCTTGAAGACCTGGATGAAATATATGAAATTGGTTCGGTTATGGCAGGTTCAATAAAAGACTACTTCGCGCAAGAGTCGGTTAAGAAATTAATATCTGAATTAAATAGATCTGGCTTGAATACGCATGAGGATGTGCCGGATTCTGCTAAGCAGATTTTATCCGGGAAGAAGTTTGTTTTTACGGGAGAATTAAAAGAATATAGCCGTTTGCAGGCGGAACAATTAGTGCGCAAACTAGGGGCAGATGCTTCTAGTTCGGTAAGCAAGAACACGGATTTTTTGGTGTCAGGTGAAAACGCGGGCTCAAAATACAACAAGGC
- a CDS encoding acylphosphatase has product MSGQQVHIYYSGSVQGVGFRFTARDIACKLGVKGWVKNLSDGRVELFAQGPQPCLKQYLDQISDNFSGYITDQQEHWNNASVSLPDFKIMH; this is encoded by the coding sequence ATGTCAGGCCAACAGGTGCATATCTATTACAGCGGAAGCGTCCAGGGGGTAGGTTTTCGTTTTACTGCCAGAGATATCGCGTGTAAACTTGGCGTAAAAGGCTGGGTAAAGAATCTCTCCGATGGCAGAGTAGAATTATTTGCTCAAGGTCCGCAGCCTTGCCTAAAACAATATCTTGATCAAATAAGCGATAATTTCTCCGGTTATATCACTGATCAACAGGAGCATTGGAATAATGCAAGCGTTAGTCTTCCTGATTTTAAGATAATGCATTAG
- a CDS encoding riboflavin synthase, with protein MFSGIVEELGSVHLISRRGNVTLIQIIASKITEGLNLGDSIAVNGVCLTLVGQKDKMLSFEAMPQTLKDSNLKSLRPLDKVNLEKALKFGDRVSGHLVNGHVHCEGLIRKKGIREGNTFFQIFFPQQFIKYVSPKGSIAVDGISLTIMQKLSNSLFVYIIPHTLKNTTLSFKGPSDKVNLEFDMHGVV; from the coding sequence ATGTTTAGCGGAATTGTGGAAGAATTAGGAAGCGTCCATCTTATTTCCCGCCGGGGCAATGTTACGCTTATCCAAATTATCGCTTCTAAGATTACTGAAGGCCTTAATCTCGGGGACAGCATAGCGGTCAATGGAGTATGCCTTACTTTGGTGGGGCAAAAAGATAAAATGCTTTCTTTTGAGGCAATGCCGCAGACATTAAAGGATAGCAATCTTAAGAGTTTAAGGCCTTTGGATAAGGTGAACTTGGAAAAGGCGCTTAAATTTGGCGACAGGGTTTCCGGGCATTTAGTAAATGGCCATGTCCATTGTGAAGGGCTTATCCGCAAGAAAGGCATACGCGAAGGAAATACTTTCTTCCAGATTTTCTTTCCTCAGCAATTCATTAAGTATGTTTCTCCTAAAGGTTCTATTGCCGTGGATGGAATAAGCCTGACTATAATGCAGAAGCTTTCAAATTCCCTTTTTGTTTATATTATCCCGCATACCCTTAAAAATACCACCTTGTCTTTTAAGGGGCCTTCAGATAAAGTTAATTTGGAATTCGACATGCATGGCGTTGTCTAA